One genomic segment of Brassica napus cultivar Da-Ae chromosome A3, Da-Ae, whole genome shotgun sequence includes these proteins:
- the LOC106348149 gene encoding probable serine/threonine-protein kinase CST — MGLCNSSLSSSSPSKTGLHSHASTNNNSNGTNNSVGGGSQFVEASSESSGVFMSDSGQVLESPNLRVYSFLELKTATEGFKQDLMLGEGGFGRVYRGWIHAETLAPSKGGSGMTVAVKRLSSESLQGFEEWRTAFNFLGVLSHPNLVKLLGYCREDKEHLLVYEFMPKGSLEYHLFQRKESFPWDLRIKIMIGAARGLAFLHGLQRQVIYRDFKPSQILLDSNYEAKLSGFELAKLGPSQGNSHVSTRVMGTFGYAAPEYLATGHLYVKSDVYAFGVVLLEVLTGLRAIDPKRPRGQESLVDWLRPKLSSKHKVQKIIDKGIKGQYSSKVVTELGRITLSCTEPDPKNRPHMKEVLDVLENIQCINVVPGRSSINSAGASSSHSSPRHC, encoded by the exons ATGGGTCTTTGTAATTCATCCCTTTCCTCTTCCTCACCGTCCAAAACAGGTCTTCATAGTCATG CCTCGACGAACAACAACAGCAACGGAACAAACAACAGCGTCGGAGGAGGAAGCCAATTCGTGGAGGCTTCGAGCGAGAGTTCCGGTGTGTTTATGAGTGATTCAGGGCAGGTATTGGAATCGCCAAATCTCAGAGTCTACAGCTTTCTTGAACTCAAGACGGCGACCGAGGGTTTCAAACAGGATTTGATGTTGGGTGAAGGAGGTTTTGGTAGAGTTTACAGAGGTTGGATCCATGCAGAGACTCTTGCTCCTTCTAAAGGCGGCTCCGGTATGACCGTCGCCGTCAAAAGATTGAGCTCCGAGAGTCTTCAAGGGTTTGAAGAGTGGCGA ACAGCATTTAACTTCTTGGGTGTGCTTTCACACCCGAATCTGGTGAAGTTACTAGGATACTGCCGTGAAGACAAAGAGCACCTGCTTGTCTACGAGTTCATGCCCAAAGGAAGCCTTGAGTATCATCTTTTTCAAC GAAAGGAATCTTTTCCTTGGGATCTAAGGATCAAAATTATGATCGGTGCAGCACGTGGCCTTGCATTTCTTCACGGCCTACAAAGACAAGTCATCTACAGAGACTTTAAACCTTCTCAAATACTGCTCGATTCG AATTATGAAGCAAAGCTTTCAGGTTTTGAACTAGCAAAGTTAGGACCATCACAAGGGAATTCACACGTTTCGACTAGGGTCATGGGAACATTTGGCTACGCTGCTCCTGAATATTTGGCAACAG GCCATTTATACGTTAAAAGTGATGTATACGCCTTTGGTGTGGTCTTACTGGAAGTACTGACCGGACTAAGAGCGATTGACCCAAAACGGCCTCGCGGACAAGAGAGTCTAGTCGACTGGTTAAGACCTAAACTCTCAAGCAAACACAAAGTGCAAAAAATAATAGACAAAGGAATCAAAGGTCAATACTCATCCAAGGTGGTGACCGAATTGGGACGTATCACACTCTCTTGTACTGAACCAGACCCGAAAAACCGACCTCACATGAAAGAAGTACTGGACGTACTCGAAAACATCCAGTGCATTAACGTCGTCCCAGGCCGTTCTTCCATTAATTCGGCCGGTGCTAGTTCTTCTCATTCCTCCCCACGTCACTGTTAG